Proteins encoded in a region of the Veillonella parvula genome:
- a CDS encoding ESPR-type extended signal peptide-containing protein yields MNRIYRVIWSQVRGAYVVVSEIAKSHTRGSKSFVSNSAKASVKVGLAAMVLTCGSGLISGVDAAPNRGLSLAPGEGPSDGGFTYLYPSQNSPYIQMYDYKTPGNPGLGNLYTNNKVFGIQIGNNANARANDGSVSGISIGDYSQSRALGIGLGHYAQSEQIGAIAVGSAAKAKGFNSLAMMRQAYAGEQYAAAIGTAASAQGKASLAMGHSALATGDQSIAIGSANPDPLTDAKGTPYTAYDGTTNTQANAARAIAIGQGAKSNTDDSIAMGTGANVAAGRNYKGENFTHGIAIGSNALSQGIQGVAIGNGAAHYRDNAVALGNNAQTRAKDGIAIGNNAESGIQNDPTYKVNNSVAVGNSARAHGGSGVALGNDTYALGGSSVAAGNAAWALGERSTAIGNNAHSEGYGSIAMGREASALSTQDGDKKNVVAIGDDAQATGSRSIALGVSAQAGTLERVRDSRVYKDNDQLITQLKAKKEVTDAVAIGSEASVQENEGLALGSKATVNNVRGVALGANSATAAPVSTASETINGLKYNYAGGTADSTVSVGNTSTKRTITNVAAGRVNAQSTDAINGSQLYGVANAVGNVANSTKNILGGNAQVDQNGSITMTNIGDTGKNTIHEAIKSANSGWELQVNGQKVKDVKAPNRTVNFNAGKNIKLEGVGDNVTVSTVDNANFNSVTTGSVSMSKTGINAGGYQITNVQSGGDTLTNAANIGDISRIAAKYDKYLQRGSATYEANGNGKINMTGTNGLTAEVTGLKNTYVTSGTVSNDGKRLTLTRNDNQTFDVDISKISNGLSKTDYRLIANPAAGSNGEYKVAADGSMTLTVADADGSNPRQVKLTNLASKEQQDINTTNITNNTNKIAKGLSFQGDNNVKINKQLGDTLGITGGATGALSDNNIGVVAKDGNLNVKLAKDLTGLNSVTAGSVRVGKHSDNKNYVTGLDNKEWNVQNPTITSGRAATEDQLKKVSDEIKTTNAAKTDYRLINNANSADGSYSVENNKVDLKVKDEAHPNNPANTVTINNIASKTELDKLTERAVKYDLNGTTVNKNKVTLEGQGGTTITNLKAGEVSSTSTDAVNGSQLHDVKIEAGKHSKVTVSDDNLKLTTTPATSTEGAKYDLRLNNKVTLGSGNNQVVLDGTAGRVTASGVVMGSQTVQNTKHASETGNYVTNLSNKSWDSTSIVSGRAATEDQLKKVSEQITQQGSSATDYRLVRNSSADGSYKVNDNGEVSLTVEDKNHAGVKEQVTINNIASKTSVDKLTDRAVKYDINNGVVDKTKVTLEGANGTTITNVKDGAVTATSTDAINGSQLFKTKEELINKGMKFGADSGNVINKKLGEQVNVKGGITEASKLTAEDNIGVVSDGSNDLKVRLAKDLKGLNSVTVGDTKVTSNGVTISNGATNNASVSLTKTGLDNGGNKITNVARGTIDSDAVNLAQLKEVSNSASAANTKVAEGKNIKVDESIDNVTKAKTYTVGLKDEVTLGAGNTAININGTTGIVKAGVGDNAVTINGTNGTINSGKVTINGTTGTVNELTNRTWNPKAITNGQAATEDQLKVVDNKIDTTKTEIVEKGLNFQGDAGTAIHKDLGQTLKISGGQADASKLSENNIGIVNNNGVLNVKLAKDLKGLDSVTTGATTINNNGLTIGGNTFVTSNGFNANDTQITNVKAGTEDNHAVNLKQLKEVSNNAAAAKTVVKAGKNINVTDSEDPLTKAKTYTVGLQDTVTLGSGNTAVNIDGTKGIVKAGEGNNAVTINGTNGTINSGKVTINGTTGTVNELTNRTWNPNAITNGQAATEDQLKVVDNKIDTTKTEIVEKGLNFQGDDATSIHKDLGQTLNITGGQADASKLSENNIGVVNNNGVLNVKLAKELTGLTSVTTGATTINNEGLTIGGKKFVTANGFDANNTQIKNVKAGTDGNDAVNLNQLNEVKNASNTTVEGSENINVDSTVDPNTQAKTYKVALKDNVTLGSGNNAININGTTGIIKAGDGANAVTINGTNGTINSGKVTVNGAAGTVNNLTNITWDGKNFTSGQAATEDQLKIVDKKITDNSTDLTKKGLNFQADSGELIHKDLGQTLDVVGGITEKSKLSDNNIGVVSENGKLNVKLAKDLTGLNSVTTGQTTINNDGLTINNKQFVTANGFNANNTQIKNVTAGVEDNDAVNVKQLNDVKAASNTKVEGSKNINVDETVDTVTKAKTYTVALKDTVTLGSGNTAVNIDGTKGIVKAGDGTNAVTINGVTGNINAGKVLVNGANGTVNNLTNTTWDPANITSGQAATEDQLKIVDKKITDNSTDLTKKGLNFQADSGELIHKDLGQTLDVVGGISDKAKLSDGNIGVVSENGKLNVKLAKDLTNLNSVTTGQTTINNDGLTINNKQFVTANGFNANNTQIKNVIAGVEDNDAVNVKQLNDVKAASNTKVEGSKNIDVDEAVNPTTKAKTYTVALKDTVTLGSGNTAVNIDGTKGIVKAGDGTNAVTINGVNSTINAGKVAIDGVTGNINAGKVLVNGANGTVNNLTNITWDPAHITSGQAATEDQLKVVDNKIDKNTENLTKKGLNFQADSGEVIHKDLGQTLDVVGGITDKAKLSDNNIGVVSENGKLNVKLAKDLTGLNSVTTGQTTINNNGLTIGGNTFVTNNGFNANNTQIKNVKAGTEDSDAVNLKQLNEVKAASDTKVKGSKNIHVEEEINDLTKAKTYTVNLKDTVTLGSGSTSVHFDGTTGIIRAGEGANAVNINGTNGTINSGKVTINGGSGTVNDLTNRTWDPNKITNGQAATEDQLKVVDNKIDKNTEDLTKKGLNFKGDSGEAIHKDLGQTLELKGGEADASKLSNGNIGVVNENGNLNVKLAKNLKGLDSVTVGSDPSKQVVLDNKGVSVGGKTYISNEGLNANNQKITNVAAGVNDTDAVNVQQLKSSMAAATTTVKAGDSGNTTVTSTTNADKSKTYTVDIKKDLNLRSVTTTTDDQQHSTLTNGRGVTSTDTFGNKTTLTADNVKVSDSQNNTTQTTAKGVLVDNPTKATELTVDGVVTTDKKTKRTSTTADGVVVTSGMGSTKVTTTVSSNGVAITTPPAGQGSPKDGTGAVTLTKDGLNNGGNKVVNMASGYGEGEDINNIADNSSSLTNGANIGDLKKGIDGLKKAGLDFAGDKGEFHRNLGEKVTVKGGVTDESKLSSANNIGVISDNNGSLNVRLAKDITGINSITTMDNSGHTTVTNGNGITIKNNGGGSVSLTSSGLNNGGNKITNVAPGEISSTSTDAVNGSQLNRVANSMNNVVKEVRQVGALSSALSALKPMAYDPYEPTQIMAGYGNYRGDSALALGVAHYKNESMMLHAGVAWAGSNSHMMANAGVTWKVGNRDGEAETADRYRKGPISSTYAMQRELAAMKAENQGLKGEVADLKAENEQMKANIAAMMARLGL; encoded by the coding sequence ATGAATCGTATTTATAGGGTAATTTGGAGTCAGGTACGGGGCGCATATGTCGTTGTATCTGAAATCGCAAAAAGCCATACTCGTGGCTCCAAAAGCTTTGTTAGTAATTCCGCTAAAGCTTCGGTAAAAGTTGGCTTGGCGGCTATGGTTTTAACCTGCGGTAGTGGGTTGATTTCGGGTGTTGATGCAGCGCCTAACAGAGGCCTTTCTTTGGCTCCTGGTGAAGGCCCTAGTGATGGTGGGTTTACGTATTTATATCCTAGCCAAAATTCTCCTTATATTCAGATGTATGATTACAAAACACCAGGGAATCCAGGACTAGGAAATTTATATACAAATAATAAGGTGTTTGGTATCCAAATCGGTAACAATGCGAATGCTCGTGCTAATGATGGCTCCGTGTCTGGTATTTCTATCGGTGACTATTCCCAATCTCGTGCGTTGGGTATCGGTTTAGGCCACTATGCTCAATCTGAACAAATCGGTGCTATTGCTGTTGGTTCTGCTGCGAAGGCAAAAGGCTTTAACTCCTTGGCGATGATGCGTCAAGCCTATGCAGGTGAACAATATGCGGCAGCTATTGGTACGGCAGCATCCGCACAAGGTAAAGCGAGCTTGGCTATGGGCCACTCCGCATTAGCAACAGGTGATCAATCCATTGCTATCGGTTCTGCAAATCCTGATCCATTAACAGATGCAAAAGGTACACCGTACACAGCATATGACGGAACTACTAATACTCAAGCTAATGCAGCTCGTGCTATTGCTATCGGTCAAGGTGCTAAATCAAATACTGATGATAGTATAGCTATGGGTACAGGTGCTAATGTAGCGGCAGGTAGAAATTATAAAGGTGAAAACTTTACTCATGGCATAGCTATCGGCAGTAATGCCCTTTCTCAGGGAATACAAGGTGTAGCTATCGGTAACGGTGCAGCACATTATCGTGATAATGCGGTTGCTCTTGGTAACAATGCGCAAACTCGTGCGAAAGATGGCATCGCTATTGGTAATAATGCTGAATCCGGCATTCAAAATGACCCAACTTATAAAGTAAATAACTCCGTTGCTGTAGGTAACTCTGCACGTGCTCATGGTGGTTCTGGTGTTGCTCTTGGTAATGATACATATGCATTGGGCGGATCTTCTGTGGCTGCAGGTAATGCGGCATGGGCATTAGGTGAACGTTCCACAGCTATCGGTAACAATGCTCATTCTGAAGGTTACGGCTCTATTGCTATGGGTCGTGAAGCGAGTGCTTTGAGTACTCAAGATGGAGACAAGAAAAATGTTGTGGCTATCGGTGATGATGCACAAGCAACTGGCTCCCGTTCTATCGCATTGGGCGTAAGCGCTCAAGCTGGTACATTAGAACGTGTACGTGATAGCAGAGTTTATAAAGATAACGATCAATTAATCACTCAACTTAAAGCGAAAAAAGAAGTAACTGATGCGGTAGCAATCGGTAGCGAAGCTAGTGTACAAGAAAACGAAGGTTTAGCTCTCGGTAGCAAAGCAACAGTAAATAATGTTCGTGGCGTTGCATTAGGTGCTAATTCTGCAACAGCTGCCCCTGTAAGCACAGCTAGTGAAACTATTAATGGTTTAAAATACAACTATGCAGGTGGTACTGCTGATTCCACAGTTAGCGTAGGTAATACTTCTACAAAACGTACAATTACAAACGTTGCTGCTGGTCGTGTGAATGCACAATCTACAGATGCTATTAATGGTAGCCAATTATATGGCGTTGCTAATGCAGTAGGTAATGTAGCTAACAGCACTAAGAATATCTTAGGCGGCAATGCTCAGGTTGACCAAAACGGCTCTATCACCATGACTAATATTGGTGATACAGGTAAAAACACTATTCATGAAGCTATCAAATCCGCAAATTCTGGTTGGGAACTTCAAGTTAATGGCCAAAAGGTTAAAGATGTAAAAGCTCCAAACCGTACAGTGAACTTTAACGCTGGTAAAAATATTAAATTAGAAGGCGTCGGAGACAATGTTACGGTTTCAACAGTTGATAATGCAAACTTCAACTCCGTTACAACTGGTAGCGTATCTATGAGCAAAACCGGTATCAATGCTGGTGGTTATCAAATTACCAATGTACAATCTGGCGGTGATACATTAACAAATGCGGCTAATATCGGTGATATTTCTCGTATTGCTGCAAAATACGATAAATACTTGCAACGTGGTTCTGCAACGTATGAAGCAAACGGTAATGGCAAGATTAACATGACCGGTACAAATGGTTTGACTGCCGAAGTAACAGGTTTGAAAAACACGTATGTTACATCTGGTACAGTATCCAATGACGGTAAGAGATTGACATTGACACGTAATGACAATCAAACATTCGATGTTGATATCTCTAAAATCTCTAATGGCCTTTCCAAAACTGACTACCGTTTGATTGCAAACCCTGCAGCAGGTAGCAATGGCGAATATAAAGTAGCTGCTGATGGTAGCATGACATTGACTGTTGCTGATGCTGATGGTTCCAACCCTAGACAAGTTAAGTTGACGAACCTTGCTTCTAAAGAGCAACAAGATATCAATACTACTAATATCACAAATAACACTAACAAAATCGCTAAAGGCTTAAGCTTCCAAGGCGATAACAATGTTAAAATCAACAAACAACTTGGCGATACTTTAGGTATTACAGGTGGCGCTACAGGTGCTTTGTCTGACAACAACATCGGTGTTGTAGCTAAAGACGGCAACCTTAATGTTAAGTTGGCAAAAGACCTAACAGGTTTGAATAGCGTAACTGCAGGTTCTGTTCGCGTAGGTAAACATAGCGACAATAAAAACTATGTAACTGGTTTGGACAATAAAGAATGGAATGTTCAAAACCCTACCATCACATCTGGTCGTGCAGCAACTGAAGATCAGTTGAAAAAAGTGTCTGATGAAATCAAGACTACTAATGCGGCTAAAACAGATTACCGTTTGATCAACAATGCAAACTCTGCAGACGGTTCTTACTCTGTAGAAAACAACAAGGTTGACTTAAAAGTTAAAGATGAAGCTCATCCTAACAACCCTGCTAATACAGTAACAATCAATAACATCGCATCCAAAACTGAATTGGATAAATTGACAGAACGCGCTGTTAAATATGATCTTAATGGTACTACTGTTAATAAAAATAAGGTTACTTTGGAAGGTCAAGGCGGTACAACAATTACTAACTTGAAAGCTGGTGAAGTATCCTCTACTTCTACAGATGCTGTAAACGGTAGTCAATTACATGATGTGAAAATCGAAGCAGGTAAACATTCTAAAGTTACTGTTTCCGATGATAACCTCAAATTGACAACTACTCCTGCTACAAGCACTGAAGGTGCTAAATATGATCTTCGTTTGAACAACAAAGTGACATTGGGTAGCGGTAATAATCAAGTAGTTCTTGATGGTACAGCAGGTAGAGTAACTGCTAGTGGCGTTGTAATGGGCTCTCAAACTGTTCAAAATACGAAACATGCAAGCGAAACTGGTAATTATGTAACTAACTTGAGCAATAAGAGCTGGGATTCCACATCTATCGTATCCGGTCGTGCTGCGACTGAAGATCAGTTGAAAAAAGTAAGTGAACAAATTACTCAACAAGGCAGCAGTGCAACTGACTATCGTCTTGTACGAAACTCCAGCGCTGACGGTTCCTATAAGGTAAACGACAATGGTGAAGTATCCTTGACTGTAGAGGATAAAAACCATGCAGGCGTTAAAGAGCAAGTTACAATCAATAACATTGCATCCAAGACTTCTGTAGATAAATTGACAGATCGTGCTGTTAAATATGACATCAATAACGGTGTTGTTGATAAAACTAAGGTAACATTGGAAGGTGCTAATGGTACTACTATTACAAATGTAAAAGATGGTGCTGTAACAGCTACATCTACAGATGCTATTAATGGTAGCCAATTGTTCAAGACTAAAGAGGAATTGATCAATAAAGGCATGAAATTCGGTGCTGACTCTGGTAATGTAATCAATAAAAAACTTGGCGAACAAGTAAACGTTAAAGGTGGCATTACAGAAGCATCCAAATTGACTGCTGAAGACAATATCGGTGTTGTATCCGATGGCTCTAACGACTTGAAAGTTCGTTTGGCTAAAGACCTTAAAGGTTTGAACAGCGTAACTGTAGGCGATACAAAAGTTACTTCTAACGGTGTAACTATCAGCAACGGTGCTACAAACAATGCATCTGTATCCCTTACTAAAACTGGCTTGGATAATGGTGGTAACAAGATTACTAACGTTGCTCGTGGTACAATTGATAGCGATGCAGTAAACTTGGCACAATTGAAAGAAGTATCCAACAGTGCATCTGCAGCAAATACAAAGGTAGCTGAAGGTAAAAACATTAAAGTTGATGAAAGCATCGACAATGTAACTAAAGCTAAAACATATACTGTAGGCTTGAAAGATGAAGTAACATTAGGCGCAGGTAACACAGCTATCAATATCAACGGTACAACAGGTATCGTGAAAGCTGGCGTTGGCGATAATGCTGTGACTATCAACGGCACAAATGGTACTATCAACTCTGGTAAAGTAACTATTAATGGTACTACAGGTACTGTTAACGAATTGACTAACAGAACTTGGAACCCTAAAGCTATTACTAATGGTCAAGCTGCTACAGAAGATCAATTGAAAGTAGTAGACAATAAAATTGATACTACAAAAACTGAAATCGTAGAAAAAGGCTTGAATTTCCAAGGCGATGCAGGTACTGCAATTCATAAAGACCTTGGTCAAACATTGAAAATCTCTGGCGGTCAAGCTGACGCATCTAAACTTTCAGAAAATAACATTGGCATAGTTAATAACAACGGCGTATTGAATGTTAAACTTGCGAAAGACCTTAAAGGTTTGGACAGTGTAACAACTGGTGCTACAACTATTAACAACAACGGTTTGACAATCGGTGGTAACACATTTGTTACAAGCAACGGCTTCAATGCTAACGATACTCAAATCACAAACGTGAAAGCTGGTACAGAGGATAACCATGCAGTTAACCTTAAACAGTTGAAAGAAGTATCTAACAACGCAGCGGCAGCTAAAACTGTTGTAAAAGCTGGCAAAAACATCAATGTAACTGATTCTGAAGATCCACTTACTAAAGCTAAGACTTATACAGTTGGTTTACAAGACACAGTAACATTGGGTTCTGGCAATACTGCTGTTAATATCGACGGCACAAAAGGTATTGTGAAAGCCGGCGAAGGCAACAATGCTGTGACTATCAACGGTACAAATGGTACTATCAACTCCGGTAAAGTAACTATCAATGGTACTACAGGTACTGTTAACGAATTGACTAACAGAACTTGGAATCCTAATGCTATTACTAATGGTCAAGCTGCTACAGAAGATCAATTGAAAGTAGTAGACAATAAAATTGATACTACAAAAACTGAAATCGTAGAAAAAGGCTTGAACTTCCAAGGTGATGATGCTACAAGCATTCATAAAGATCTTGGTCAAACATTGAATATTACTGGCGGTCAAGCTGATGCATCTAAACTTTCAGAAAATAACATTGGCGTAGTTAATAACAACGGCGTATTGAATGTTAAACTCGCTAAAGAGTTGACTGGCTTAACAAGTGTAACAACTGGTGCTACAACAATTAATAACGAAGGTTTAACAATTGGTGGTAAGAAATTCGTTACAGCTAACGGTTTTGATGCTAACAATACACAAATCAAAAACGTAAAAGCTGGTACTGACGGCAATGATGCAGTTAACTTGAATCAATTGAACGAAGTTAAAAATGCATCCAACACTACAGTTGAAGGTAGCGAAAACATCAATGTTGATTCCACAGTAGATCCTAATACACAAGCTAAAACTTACAAAGTAGCATTGAAAGACAATGTAACCTTGGGTTCTGGCAATAATGCAATCAACATCAATGGTACTACAGGTATTATAAAAGCTGGTGACGGTGCTAATGCTGTGACTATCAATGGTACAAACGGCACTATCAACTCCGGTAAAGTGACTGTTAACGGTGCTGCTGGTACTGTAAACAACTTGACAAACATCACTTGGGATGGCAAAAACTTCACAAGTGGTCAAGCTGCAACAGAAGACCAATTGAAAATTGTTGATAAGAAAATCACTGACAACAGCACTGATTTGACTAAGAAAGGCTTGAACTTCCAAGCTGATTCTGGCGAATTAATTCATAAAGATCTTGGTCAAACATTAGATGTTGTAGGTGGCATTACTGAGAAATCTAAATTGTCCGACAACAACATCGGTGTAGTATCTGAAAATGGTAAGTTGAATGTTAAACTTGCAAAAGATTTAACAGGCTTGAACAGTGTAACAACGGGTCAAACAACTATCAATAATGATGGCTTGACAATCAACAACAAACAATTCGTTACAGCAAATGGCTTCAATGCTAACAATACACAAATCAAAAACGTAACTGCTGGTGTAGAAGACAACGATGCTGTTAACGTTAAACAATTGAACGATGTAAAAGCTGCATCTAATACAAAAGTAGAAGGTAGCAAAAACATCAATGTTGATGAAACTGTAGATACTGTAACAAAAGCTAAAACTTACACAGTTGCATTGAAAGACACTGTAACATTAGGTTCCGGTAACACAGCTGTTAACATTGACGGTACAAAAGGTATCGTAAAAGCTGGCGACGGCACTAATGCAGTAACTATCAATGGCGTGACAGGCAATATCAATGCAGGTAAAGTTCTTGTTAACGGTGCAAACGGTACTGTAAACAACTTGACTAACACAACTTGGGATCCTGCAAACATCACAAGTGGTCAAGCTGCAACAGAAGACCAATTGAAAATTGTTGATAAGAAAATCACTGACAACAGCACTGACTTGACTAAGAAAGGCTTGAACTTCCAAGCTGACTCTGGCGAATTAATTCATAAAGACCTTGGTCAAACATTGGATGTTGTAGGTGGCATTTCTGATAAAGCTAAATTGTCTGATGGCAATATCGGTGTTGTATCCGAAAACGGTAAGTTGAATGTTAAACTTGCAAAAGACTTAACAAACTTGAACAGCGTAACAACTGGTCAAACAACTATCAACAACGATGGCTTGACAATCAACAACAAACAATTCGTTACAGCAAATGGTTTCAACGCTAACAATACGCAAATCAAAAACGTAATTGCTGGTGTAGAAGATAATGATGCTGTTAACGTTAAACAATTGAACGATGTAAAAGCTGCATCTAATACAAAAGTAGAAGGTAGCAAAAACATCGACGTTGATGAAGCTGTAAATCCAACTACAAAAGCTAAAACTTACACAGTTGCATTGAAAGATACTGTAACATTAGGTTCCGGTAACACAGCAGTTAACATCGACGGTACAAAAGGTATCGTAAAAGCTGGCGACGGCACTAATGCAGTAACTATCAATGGCGTAAACAGCACAATTAATGCTGGTAAAGTAGCAATTGATGGCGTAACAGGTAACATCAATGCAGGTAAAGTTCTAGTTAACGGTGCGAACGGTACTGTAAACAACTTGACTAACATTACTTGGGATCCTGCACATATCACAAGCGGTCAAGCTGCAACAGAAGATCAATTGAAAGTTGTAGATAACAAAATTGATAAGAACACTGAAAACTTGACTAAGAAAGGCTTGAACTTCCAAGCTGATTCTGGCGAAGTAATCCATAAAGATCTTGGTCAAACATTGGATGTTGTAGGTGGCATTACTGATAAAGCTAAATTGTCTGACAACAATATTGGTGTGGTATCCGAAAACGGTAAGTTGAATGTTAAACTTGCAAAAGATTTAACAGGCTTGAACAGTGTAACAACTGGTCAAACAACAATCAACAACAATGGCTTGACAATTGGTGGTAATACATTTGTTACAAACAATGGTTTCAATGCAAACAATACACAAATCAAAAATGTTAAAGCTGGTACAGAAGATAGTGATGCTGTCAACCTTAAACAATTGAATGAAGTAAAAGCTGCGTCCGATACTAAGGTAAAAGGTAGCAAGAACATTCATGTTGAAGAAGAAATCAACGATCTTACAAAAGCTAAAACATACACTGTAAACTTGAAAGATACAGTGACATTGGGCTCCGGTAGTACATCAGTTCATTTCGATGGTACAACAGGTATCATTAGAGCTGGCGAAGGTGCTAATGCTGTAAATATCAATGGTACAAACGGTACAATCAACTCCGGTAAGGTAACTATCAACGGTGGTTCTGGTACTGTTAACGATTTGACTAACAGAACTTGGGATCCTAATAAGATTACTAATGGTCAAGCTGCGACAGAAGATCAATTGAAAGTTGTAGACAACAAAATTGATAAAAATACTGAAGACTTGACTAAGAAAGGCTTGAACTTCAAAGGCGACTCCGGTGAAGCTATCCATAAAGACCTTGGTCAAACATTGGAACTTAAAGGTGGCGAAGCTGATGCTTCTAAACTTTCAAATGGTAACATTGGCGTAGTTAATGAAAACGGCAACTTGAACGTTAAACTCGCTAAGAATCTTAAAGGTCTTGATTCCGTAACTGTTGGTTCCGATCCAAGCAAACAAGTTGTTCTTGATAATAAAGGCGTGTCCGTAGGCGGTAAAACATACATTTCTAACGAAGGCTTAAACGCAAATAATCAAAAGATTACTAACGTGGCAGCTGGTGTAAATGATACAGATGCAGTTAACGTTCAACAGTTGAAGAGCAGCATGGCGGCAGCAACTACAACAGTGAAAGCTGGCGATAGCGGCAATACAACTGTAACATCTACAACAAATGCGGATAAGTCCAAAACATACACTGTAGATATCAAAAAAGACTTGAACTTACGTAGTGTAACTACAACTACAGACGATCAACAACACTCCACTTTAACAAACGGTAGAGGTGTTACAAGCACTGATACATTTGGTAATAAGACTACTCTTACTGCAGATAATGTGAAAGTATCTGATAGTCAAAATAATACAACTCAAACAACAGCTAAAGGTGTACTTGTAGATAATCCAACTAAGGCCACTGAGTTGACTGTTGACGGTGTTGTAACTACTGACAAAAAGACTAAGAGAACAAGCACAACTGCAGATGGTGTGGTTGTTACATCTGGCATGGGTAGTACTAAAGTAACTACTACTGTTAGCAGCAACGGTGTTGCAATTACTACTCCTCCAGCAGGTCAAGGGTCCCCTAAAGATGGTACTGGTGCAGTAACATTGACTAAGGACGGCTTGAACAATGGTGGCAATAAAGTTGTTAACATGGCAAGTGGTTATGGCGAAGGCGAAGATATCAACAATATTGCTGATAATAGCAGCAGCTTAACAAATGGTGCTAACATCGGCGACTTGAAAAAAGGTATCGATGGCCTTAAGAAAGCTGGCTTAGACTTTGCAGGTGACAAAGGTGAATTCCATCGTAACTTAGGTGAAAAAGTAACCGTTAAAGGTGGCGTTACTGATGAAAGCAAACTTTCCTCTGCAAACAATATCGGTGTTATTTCCGATAACAACGGCAGCTTGAATGTTCGTTTGGCAAAAGATATTACTGGTATCAACTCCATTACAACTATGGATAACTCCGGTCATACAACTGTAACAAACGGTAATGGTATCACAATCAAAAATAATGGTGGTGGCAGCGTATCCTTAACAAGCTCTGGTTTGAATAACGGTGGTAATAAGATTACTAACGTAGCACCAGGTGAAATTAGCTCCACTTCTACTGATGCTGTTAATGGTTCCCAACTTAATCGTGTTGCAAACAGCATGAATAATGTTGTAAAAGAAGTTCGTCAAGTTGGTGCTTTATCCTCCGCGTTGTCTGCATTGAAACCTATGGCTTATGATCCTTACGAACCTACTCAAATCATGGCAGGTTATGGTAACTACCGTGGTGACTCCGCATTGGCATTAGGCGTGGCTCATTACAAAAATGAATCCATGATGTTACATGCTGGCGTAGCTTGGGCGGGTAGCAATAGCCATATGATGGCAAATGCTGGTGTAACTTGGAAAGTAGGCAACAGAGACGGTGAAGCAGAAACTGCAGATCGTTATCGTAAAGGACCTATCAGTTCTACATATGCAATGCAACGTGAACTTGCTGCAATGAAAGCTGAAAATCAAGGATTAAAAGGTGAAGTAGCTGATTTGAAAGCTGAAAATGAACAAATGAAAGCTAATATTGCTGCAATGATGGCAAGACTAGGTTTATAA
- a CDS encoding CGGC domain-containing protein: MAKKIAVLVNEDTMQRCSCGGCLKAFMNKADSFERYADEDIELVGFTHSGGDLAKKIESFKKKGVTTVHLSTCTRGKNENYESIAEQCAEAGFDVVGYTHGGAVSKDGKEAVVLSAKPVTTDQ; encoded by the coding sequence ATGGCTAAAAAAATTGCGGTTCTCGTGAATGAGGATACAATGCAGCGCTGTTCTTGTGGCGGTTGTTTGAAAGCATTTATGAATAAAGCGGATTCCTTTGAGCGTTATGCTGATGAGGATATTGAGTTGGTGGGGTTCACACATAGTGGTGGGGATCTAGCTAAGAAGATTGAGTCTTTTAAGAAAAAAGGTGTTACTACGGTACATCTTTCTACATGTACGCGTGGTAAGAATGAAAATTATGAAAGCATCGCAGAGCAGTGTGCTGAGGCAGGCTTTGATGTAGTAGGCTATACACATGGTGGCGCTGTTTCTAAAGATGGTAAAGAAGCGGTAGTACTTTCGGCTAAACCAGTAACGACAGATCAATAG